In Flavobacteriales bacterium, the following proteins share a genomic window:
- a CDS encoding HAMP domain-containing histidine kinase produces MKPRTFRSLLLLGTLSLIGIVGIQIYWVNKALIAQKNEELLQEREYSQQEKIFNDRVTIALSNVADRILDFYNDPSDLFNNVEQVQSNYFVVRINDTLHPYILESFLQQEFAKSNIKEDFEYAIYDCFTDSLVYGKYVSMDESKENDVSKKPDIKWDKDAHYFSVFFPNRAGFKGNVSQPELNVWLYSSVIVLIVIGFFGYAVFLILQQKRLADVKTDFINNMTHELKTPISTISLSAEVLLRDNISNDPNRIHQYAKIIFNENKRLENQVERVLQMATLEKEKIVLRKSEIDIHDLIKNCVDNFKIAVEASGGVLELNLNAEKYLVNGDKVHLTNILYNLIDNARKYSPVDPLIRVSTENTQRGIRIVISDNGIGMSKDVLRHIFDKFYRVPTGNVHNVKGFGLGLYYVKVMTEEHGGTIHVESEPEKGSRFILELPFNIK; encoded by the coding sequence GTGAAACCACGTACATTCAGATCCTTATTGTTGCTGGGAACGCTTTCTCTGATTGGGATTGTGGGAATTCAGATTTATTGGGTGAATAAAGCATTAATTGCCCAAAAGAATGAGGAGTTGTTGCAGGAAAGGGAATATAGTCAGCAGGAAAAAATATTTAATGATCGCGTTACAATTGCATTAAGTAATGTTGCCGACCGTATTTTGGATTTTTACAACGATCCGTCCGATTTATTTAACAACGTTGAGCAGGTGCAGTCCAATTATTTTGTGGTCCGGATCAACGACACATTGCATCCATATATTCTTGAGAGTTTTTTACAACAGGAATTTGCCAAGAGTAACATTAAGGAAGATTTTGAATATGCTATTTACGATTGCTTTACCGATTCATTAGTGTATGGTAAATACGTTTCGATGGATGAAAGCAAGGAAAATGATGTGAGTAAAAAGCCAGATATTAAGTGGGACAAGGACGCGCATTATTTCAGTGTGTTTTTTCCCAATAGAGCTGGATTTAAAGGCAACGTTTCACAACCGGAATTAAATGTGTGGCTGTATTCATCGGTAATTGTTTTAATCGTAATCGGGTTTTTCGGTTATGCCGTGTTTTTAATTCTGCAACAAAAGCGATTAGCAGATGTGAAGACGGATTTTATTAATAATATGACTCACGAATTAAAAACGCCGATTAGTACAATTTCTCTATCTGCAGAAGTGCTATTGCGCGACAATATTTCCAATGATCCGAACCGAATACACCAATATGCGAAAATCATTTTTAATGAGAATAAACGACTGGAGAATCAGGTAGAGCGTGTATTGCAGATGGCAACCTTGGAAAAGGAAAAAATTGTATTGCGCAAATCTGAAATTGATATTCATGATCTGATTAAAAATTGCGTTGATAATTTTAAGATTGCCGTTGAAGCTTCGGGTGGTGTGCTTGAATTGAATTTGAATGCCGAAAAATATTTGGTGAACGGCGATAAAGTTCACCTTACAAATATTTTATATAACCTGATTGATAATGCGCGGAAGTATTCGCCGGTGGATCCCTTGATCCGCGTTTCTACAGAGAATACACAACGAGGAATTCGAATTGTGATTTCTGATAATGGAATCGGAATGAGCAAGGATGTGCTTCGTCATATTTTTGATAAATTTTATAGGGTGCCAACCGGAAATGTTCACAATGTGAAAGGATTTGGATTGGGATTGTATTATGTAAAAGTTATGACAGAAGAACACGGTGGAACTATTCATGTGGAAAGTGAGCCGGAAAAGGGAAGCCGTTTTATTTTGGAGTTACCGTTTAATATAAAATAG
- a CDS encoding response regulator transcription factor has translation MPDQKATILLVEDDMNLGFVVQDNLKMSGYKVVLSSDGKQGLKQFNEGKFDLCLLDVMLPYKDGFSLAEDIRKTNKEIPIIFLTAKSMTEDKIKGFRSGGDDYITKPFSTEELLLRIEAILKRIKPAVEQNKDVFTIGKYVFDSSNYNLKIDGNEQKLTKKEAEILKLLCAHKGEVLPRELVLNMIWGDDNYFNGRSLDVFLTKLRKYLKDDEKVTITNVHGVGFRLQDE, from the coding sequence ATGCCTGATCAAAAAGCAACGATATTATTGGTAGAAGACGATATGAATCTTGGATTTGTAGTGCAGGATAATTTGAAAATGAGCGGCTACAAAGTGGTGTTGTCGTCGGATGGGAAACAGGGATTAAAGCAATTTAATGAAGGTAAGTTTGATCTTTGTTTACTGGATGTGATGCTGCCCTACAAGGATGGATTTAGTTTGGCAGAAGATATTCGTAAAACGAATAAAGAAATTCCTATTATTTTTTTAACGGCGAAATCAATGACCGAAGATAAAATTAAGGGATTTAGAAGCGGTGGTGATGATTACATTACAAAGCCATTTTCCACTGAGGAATTATTGTTGCGGATTGAAGCTATTTTAAAACGCATAAAGCCCGCAGTTGAGCAAAATAAAGATGTTTTTACAATTGGAAAATATGTATTTGATTCGTCCAATTACAATTTAAAAATAGATGGAAACGAACAAAAATTGACAAAGAAGGAAGCAGAAATATTGAAATTATTGTGCGCACACAAAGGTGAAGTTTTACCCAGAGAGCTGGTGTTAAATATGATTTGGGGCGACGATAATTATTTTAATGGGCGGAGTTTGGATGTTTTCCTCACCAAATTGCGGAAATACCTTAAGGATGATGAAAAAGTTACCATCACCAATGTGCATGGAGTTGGATTCAGATTGCAAGATGAGTAA
- a CDS encoding ABC-F family ATP-binding cassette domain-containing protein, translating to MISVNGISIHFGDRVLYDELSFMINKDDRIGLTGRNGAGKSTLLKIFAGTQKPDSGAVAMPKGLTIGYLPQEMHHHEEAEIFEEAKSALAEYNEITIKLDQLNEELVTREDYESEEYGEILNLISDLNERLNMIGAANVDEEVERVLFGLGFERKDLTRKMSEFSGGWKMRVELAKILLQSPELLLLDEPTNHLDIESIQWLEDFLLSHRGAILLISHDRRFLDSVTKRTIEISNGKAYDYKASYSKYVELRRQEIELQKSAKKNQEKFIKETEQLIDKFRAKASKAAFAQSLMKKLDRIEKVEIDDFEAAKINIRFPAAPHSGKVVLETKDLSKTYENKSVFNGLDLIIGRGEKIALVGKNGAGKTTLTKLITGRENFEGELNLGHQVSIGYFAQNEAEKLDRNKTVFETIDDEAQGEIRKSVRGLLGAFLFGGDDIEKKVSVLSGGEKTRLALCKLLLSPVNFLILDEPTNHLDLASKEVLKNALKNYDGTLLLVSHDRDFLSGLTSRIFEMKNGKVGVHHMSVDEFLVMKKNESIAEFEHIKKEKKSAEKAVNVPNVEVKSNEKDKKKIQNRIEKLEKEISEKEQQLKIAEQDLAVNDFSNEEKTKTLTSRYDDVKKLLESLFLEWEELNSQL from the coding sequence ATGATTTCAGTAAACGGCATATCAATACATTTTGGCGACAGAGTCCTGTACGATGAGTTATCATTTATGATTAATAAAGATGACCGGATTGGTTTAACAGGTAGAAACGGAGCGGGGAAGTCAACCTTGTTAAAAATATTTGCAGGTACTCAGAAACCTGATTCCGGAGCGGTGGCGATGCCGAAAGGATTAACCATTGGTTATTTGCCACAGGAAATGCATCATCATGAAGAGGCAGAGATATTTGAGGAAGCAAAATCCGCCTTGGCAGAATACAATGAGATTACCATTAAGCTGGACCAGCTCAACGAAGAATTGGTGACCCGCGAAGATTATGAATCGGAGGAATATGGAGAAATCCTGAACCTGATCAGCGATCTGAATGAACGGCTAAATATGATTGGTGCGGCAAATGTGGATGAAGAAGTTGAACGTGTTTTGTTTGGATTGGGGTTTGAACGAAAAGATCTAACACGAAAGATGTCGGAGTTCAGTGGGGGCTGGAAAATGCGTGTAGAGCTCGCTAAAATACTTTTACAGAGTCCTGAATTATTGTTGCTGGATGAGCCCACGAACCATTTGGATATTGAATCGATTCAATGGCTTGAGGATTTTTTATTATCACACCGTGGCGCAATATTGCTTATTTCGCACGATAGAAGGTTTCTTGATTCAGTTACGAAACGAACCATTGAAATATCCAATGGGAAAGCATACGATTATAAGGCCTCCTATTCGAAATATGTGGAGTTGCGGAGACAAGAAATTGAGCTACAAAAATCCGCTAAAAAGAATCAGGAAAAATTCATTAAGGAGACCGAACAATTAATTGATAAGTTTCGCGCAAAGGCGAGTAAAGCAGCATTTGCTCAAAGCTTAATGAAGAAACTGGATCGTATAGAGAAAGTTGAAATTGATGATTTTGAAGCAGCTAAAATAAACATCCGTTTTCCGGCAGCTCCCCATTCGGGAAAAGTGGTTTTGGAAACTAAAGACCTGAGCAAAACATACGAAAATAAATCGGTGTTTAATGGATTGGATTTGATAATTGGAAGAGGCGAAAAAATTGCACTGGTAGGGAAAAATGGTGCAGGTAAAACGACATTGACCAAACTCATTACCGGCAGAGAAAATTTTGAAGGAGAATTGAATTTAGGTCACCAGGTATCCATTGGATATTTTGCACAAAATGAAGCGGAAAAACTGGATCGGAATAAAACGGTTTTTGAAACCATTGACGATGAGGCACAGGGTGAAATTAGAAAAAGTGTAAGAGGATTATTAGGTGCCTTTTTATTTGGCGGAGATGATATTGAGAAAAAAGTTTCTGTGCTTTCGGGTGGAGAAAAAACCAGACTGGCGCTTTGCAAATTGTTGTTGTCGCCGGTGAATTTTCTGATTCTCGATGAGCCGACCAATCACCTTGATTTAGCGAGTAAGGAAGTGCTGAAAAACGCATTGAAAAATTATGACGGAACTTTACTTCTTGTATCGCACGATCGTGATTTCTTGTCGGGTTTAACCTCGCGTATTTTCGAAATGAAAAATGGAAAAGTAGGTGTTCATCACATGTCGGTGGATGAATTCCTGGTGATGAAAAAGAATGAAAGTATTGCAGAGTTTGAGCACATCAAAAAGGAGAAAAAAAGTGCTGAAAAAGCAGTCAATGTTCCGAATGTTGAGGTGAAATCGAACGAAAAGGACAAGAAAAAAATTCAGAACAGAATAGAAAAGTTGGAAAAGGAAATCAGCGAAAAGGAGCAGCAGTTAAAAATAGCTGAGCAGGATTTAGCGGTGAATGATTTTTCCAATGAGGAAAAAACAAAAACATTGACATCAAGATATGATGATGTTAAGAAGTTGCTGGAGTCCTTGTTTTTAGAATGGGAAGAGTTAAACAGTCAGTTGTAA
- a CDS encoding T9SS type A sorting domain-containing protein, which translates to MKTRILTLALFFSGSLAYAQQKENDNYFIRCASFEITMPLRELIEMYPDKNAEKGDEIEVHNNRMAFEKNNPNALPLGNDPIAQTQMGERSFRSPLVAWNGSGGAIPPDPSGAAGPNHYVQAVNTSYRVYNKSGTALASASNLSTLWSGSANDGDPIVMYDRHADRWFISQFQITGNKILIAVSTSPDPLGTYYAYTFIPVSNQFPDYPKFSIWHDGYYMTSNYTTKRVVVFERAKILTGDPTAGMIVKSMPSTPSNGFFCALAGDADGALPPAGTPCPVFTFEDDGWNSGNTDQIRVYKMTCDWTGGTATLVLDQTLPTTPFDAVFTTTWNDITQPGTSQKLDAIAGVFTYRAQYMRWTGYNTVMLCNVVKVNAGTGQAGIRWYELRQNTATGVWSIYQEGTYAPTTESRWVGSIAMDNQGNIGLAYAVSSSSTFPSIRYTGRLASDPLGQMTFVEQTAATGTSAQTNVNRFGDYSQTTLDPDGLTFWHTGEYISASRKTRIFSFRIAGASGLDDKQVRGEITVNQNGTSLLVNASQIPSQEKVAVDLFDVQGKLISASQVVPVNGEFKSQINISGLAAGAYLIRVGNENFQNVVKVVVQ; encoded by the coding sequence ATGAAAACAAGAATACTCACTCTGGCCCTTTTCTTTTCGGGCTCGTTGGCTTATGCCCAGCAAAAAGAAAATGATAATTATTTTATTCGATGTGCGAGTTTTGAAATCACTATGCCATTGCGTGAATTAATTGAAATGTATCCTGATAAAAATGCAGAAAAGGGAGATGAAATTGAAGTGCATAACAATCGGATGGCTTTTGAAAAAAACAATCCCAATGCGCTTCCTTTAGGAAATGACCCTATCGCTCAAACTCAAATGGGAGAGCGTTCGTTCAGATCACCATTGGTGGCATGGAATGGTAGTGGAGGAGCTATTCCACCAGATCCCTCCGGAGCTGCAGGTCCTAATCACTATGTGCAAGCCGTAAATACTTCCTATCGCGTTTACAATAAATCAGGCACCGCATTAGCATCAGCATCCAACTTAAGTACCTTATGGTCCGGTTCTGCCAACGATGGTGATCCAATTGTAATGTATGATCGTCACGCTGATCGTTGGTTTATTTCTCAGTTTCAAATTACAGGAAATAAAATATTGATTGCGGTGAGTACCTCGCCGGATCCGCTCGGAACCTATTATGCCTATACCTTTATTCCGGTGTCGAATCAGTTTCCGGATTATCCGAAATTTTCCATCTGGCATGATGGGTATTACATGACATCGAATTATACCACCAAGCGCGTTGTTGTATTTGAGCGCGCAAAAATTTTAACCGGCGATCCAACGGCTGGTATGATTGTGAAATCCATGCCTTCTACACCTTCTAACGGATTTTTCTGTGCACTTGCAGGAGATGCAGACGGAGCATTGCCTCCGGCAGGAACGCCATGTCCGGTTTTCACTTTCGAAGACGACGGATGGAATTCAGGTAATACCGATCAGATCCGTGTTTACAAAATGACTTGCGACTGGACAGGCGGAACGGCTACATTGGTATTGGATCAAACCCTTCCTACTACTCCCTTCGACGCAGTATTTACTACCACTTGGAACGATATTACACAACCCGGAACTTCACAAAAACTGGATGCTATTGCAGGAGTGTTTACCTACCGTGCACAGTATATGCGCTGGACGGGTTACAATACGGTGATGTTGTGTAACGTAGTAAAGGTAAATGCAGGAACCGGACAAGCAGGTATTCGCTGGTATGAATTAAGACAGAATACGGCCACCGGTGTTTGGAGTATTTATCAGGAAGGAACATATGCGCCGACAACGGAAAGCAGATGGGTGGGAAGTATCGCCATGGACAATCAAGGGAACATTGGGCTTGCTTATGCCGTTTCCAGTTCATCCACTTTTCCAAGCATCCGTTATACAGGACGACTTGCAAGTGATCCGCTTGGACAAATGACATTTGTAGAACAAACTGCAGCTACAGGAACTTCTGCGCAAACAAACGTTAACCGATTCGGTGATTATTCTCAAACTACACTTGATCCGGATGGTCTTACATTCTGGCATACCGGCGAGTATATTTCTGCAAGTAGAAAAACCAGAATTTTTTCATTCCGAATAGCAGGTGCTTCCGGACTTGATGATAAACAAGTACGAGGAGAAATTACCGTGAATCAAAATGGAACTTCCCTGCTTGTGAATGCAAGTCAAATTCCGAGTCAGGAAAAAGTTGCTGTAGATTTATTTGATGTGCAAGGAAAATTAATTTCTGCATCACAGGTTGTACCTGTGAATGGAGAATTTAAATCTCAGATTAATATCTCCGGACTTGCGGCCGGGGCTTATTTGATTCGTGTTGGAAATGAGAATTTCCAAAACGTTGTTAAGGTTGTGGTACAATAA
- the lptB gene encoding LPS export ABC transporter ATP-binding protein codes for MKLWTRQIFKQYKNRVVVNGVSVEVKQGEIVGLLGPNGAGKTTSFYMIVGLIKPDSGNVFLDDEDITGEPMYKRAQKGIGYLPQEVSVFRKLSVEDNILAVLETRGLNKADRNFRLEELLEEFSLNHVRKNLGIKLSGGEKRRTEIARALASDPKFILLDEPFAGVDPIAVEDIQSIVAKLKLKNIGVLITDHNVQETLSITDRAYLLFEGKILMQGTAEELAANEMVRKVYLGQHFQLRRKNYF; via the coding sequence ATGAAACTCTGGACCCGACAAATATTTAAGCAGTATAAAAACCGTGTGGTAGTAAACGGGGTATCCGTAGAAGTAAAACAAGGAGAAATCGTCGGTTTACTTGGTCCCAACGGAGCGGGAAAAACAACTTCATTTTACATGATCGTTGGCCTGATTAAACCGGATAGCGGAAATGTATTTCTGGACGATGAAGACATCACCGGCGAGCCCATGTACAAACGGGCGCAAAAGGGTATCGGATATTTACCACAAGAGGTTTCCGTTTTCCGGAAATTAAGTGTAGAGGATAATATACTCGCGGTTCTCGAAACAAGGGGATTGAATAAGGCAGATCGAAATTTCCGACTGGAAGAATTACTTGAAGAATTCTCTTTAAATCATGTTAGAAAAAATTTAGGTATTAAACTTTCGGGTGGTGAAAAAAGAAGGACAGAAATTGCACGCGCTTTAGCCTCCGATCCTAAATTCATTTTGTTGGATGAACCTTTTGCAGGAGTAGACCCCATCGCAGTTGAAGACATCCAAAGTATCGTTGCCAAATTAAAGCTGAAAAACATCGGTGTATTAATTACCGATCACAACGTGCAGGAAACACTTTCTATTACCGACCGCGCCTATTTATTATTCGAAGGAAAAATTTTAATGCAGGGAACTGCAGAAGAATTGGCGGCCAACGAAATGGTTCGAAAAGTTTATCTCGGTCAACATTTCCAATTGCGCAGAAAAAATTATTTCTGA
- a CDS encoding DUF5686 and carboxypeptidase regulatory-like domain-containing protein — MKSKTGLFTLLLFLIVGNSINLLAQTTKVSGTVIDASTKEPLPGVHVVFTGTKIGVVTDPDGNYLLESYYNSDSVTATFIGYQKQTKAIKKDKAQVVNFELTVEDEMLDEIVVRPPDVDPAIMIFKNIIRYKDVNNREKLASYEYDVYNKVEFDLNNFDEKFMNRKILKPLSFVFENMDSTNNKPYLPLFITESVSEFYFRKNPKTHKEFIQATKVSGVENESVSQFLGDMYQNINIYDNMVSVFGKSFVSPVSDRGMLYYDYFLVDSSFLGNDWCYKIRFVPKRKQEPTFIGQFWVNDTTYAIRKVEASLADEAPINFVTYFEFVQEFQQVENEVWMLSKDYLLVDFKLIDSKKNMGFYGRKTTSYRNHVINQPKDESFYAGPNNIVVADDADTKDDAYWLTARHDTLTQQEKDIYALMDTIQEIPQVKSTINLISMLINGYKVFGPVEWGPYFTTMSFNRFEGPRFRLGGRTSNNFSKRIELNAYVAYGTRDEKWKYSGGFRYMITKKPRRQMLLFQYKYDLEQLGISSNAFRSDNLLASVFRINPANKLSMVEEYKGYYDLEYYPGLSNQFMFRRRSISQLPDSNLYQRQISPTEFESLKHVTISEFTYYLRWAKNEKFLSGEFDRISLGTKKPIFELQLAAGIKGLFGGQYNYQKTVASITQWFPLGTIGWGRYRIEAGKFWGTVPFPVLEIHRGNETYYNDEMAFNTMLYLEFVSDQYFSAYYTHHFDGFFLNHLPLLRRLKWREVATIKTCWGTISNANRNEIQFPAYLHSFSAQPFMEAAVGIENIFKFLRVDFVWRMSYLDHPNIAKYGIRAKFDVDF, encoded by the coding sequence ATGAAGTCGAAAACCGGATTATTTACCCTGCTTTTATTTCTCATTGTGGGGAATAGCATCAATTTATTGGCCCAGACCACCAAGGTGAGCGGGACGGTTATTGACGCATCCACCAAGGAACCACTACCCGGAGTTCACGTTGTGTTTACTGGAACGAAAATCGGAGTTGTTACCGATCCGGACGGAAATTATTTATTGGAATCGTATTACAACTCAGACTCTGTTACAGCCACCTTTATCGGTTATCAAAAACAAACAAAAGCGATAAAAAAAGATAAAGCTCAAGTTGTAAATTTTGAATTAACCGTAGAAGATGAAATGCTGGATGAAATCGTGGTGCGTCCACCCGACGTTGATCCGGCAATTATGATTTTCAAAAACATCATTCGGTATAAGGATGTAAATAACCGGGAAAAACTGGCATCCTACGAATATGATGTGTACAACAAAGTTGAATTTGATTTGAACAACTTCGATGAAAAATTCATGAACCGAAAAATTCTGAAACCCCTCAGTTTTGTTTTCGAGAACATGGATTCTACAAATAACAAACCTTATTTACCACTTTTCATTACCGAATCTGTATCGGAATTTTATTTCCGGAAAAATCCAAAAACACACAAAGAGTTTATTCAGGCCACAAAAGTATCCGGTGTAGAAAATGAAAGTGTTTCTCAGTTTTTGGGCGACATGTATCAAAACATCAACATCTACGATAACATGGTTTCCGTATTCGGAAAAAGTTTTGTAAGTCCTGTGTCGGACCGAGGAATGTTGTATTATGATTATTTTTTGGTTGACTCCTCCTTTCTGGGTAACGATTGGTGTTATAAAATCAGATTTGTTCCAAAACGAAAACAAGAACCAACTTTTATCGGACAGTTTTGGGTAAATGATACCACTTATGCTATTCGAAAAGTGGAAGCAAGTTTAGCAGATGAAGCCCCAATTAATTTCGTTACCTATTTCGAATTCGTTCAGGAATTTCAGCAAGTAGAAAACGAAGTCTGGATGTTGAGCAAAGATTACTTGTTAGTCGATTTTAAATTGATTGACAGTAAAAAAAACATGGGCTTTTATGGTAGAAAAACAACCTCCTATCGCAATCATGTAATTAATCAACCTAAGGACGAATCCTTTTATGCGGGTCCAAATAACATTGTTGTAGCAGACGATGCCGACACCAAAGATGATGCCTATTGGCTAACGGCTCGTCATGATACCTTAACACAACAGGAAAAAGATATTTACGCCTTGATGGACACCATACAGGAGATTCCTCAAGTAAAAAGCACCATCAATTTAATTTCGATGTTGATTAACGGATACAAAGTTTTTGGTCCGGTGGAATGGGGTCCATATTTCACAACCATGTCATTTAACCGATTTGAGGGTCCTCGCTTCCGTTTGGGAGGAAGAACATCCAATAATTTTTCGAAACGAATCGAGTTGAATGCGTATGTAGCCTATGGCACGCGTGATGAAAAATGGAAATACAGCGGTGGTTTCAGGTATATGATCACTAAAAAACCAAGGCGACAGATGTTGTTGTTTCAATACAAATACGATTTGGAACAATTGGGAATAAGTTCAAATGCATTTCGATCGGATAATTTACTTGCCTCCGTATTTAGAATAAATCCTGCCAATAAATTATCGATGGTGGAGGAATATAAAGGATACTATGATTTGGAGTATTATCCTGGATTAAGCAACCAATTTATGTTTCGCAGAAGAAGCATCTCGCAACTTCCGGATAGCAATTTATATCAGCGTCAAATTTCTCCAACTGAATTTGAATCCTTGAAGCATGTTACCATTTCAGAATTCACCTATTATTTGCGTTGGGCAAAAAATGAAAAATTTCTTTCCGGGGAATTCGACCGCATCTCTCTGGGGACAAAAAAACCCATTTTCGAATTGCAATTGGCAGCCGGTATTAAAGGACTTTTCGGTGGTCAATACAACTACCAAAAAACAGTCGCCTCCATCACACAGTGGTTTCCATTAGGAACGATAGGATGGGGAAGATACCGGATTGAAGCCGGCAAATTCTGGGGTACGGTTCCTTTTCCTGTGTTAGAAATTCATCGCGGAAACGAAACATACTACAACGATGAAATGGCATTTAACACCATGCTCTACCTGGAATTTGTAAGCGATCAGTATTTTAGTGCTTATTACACCCATCACTTCGATGGTTTCTTTCTTAATCATTTACCCTTGTTACGTCGTTTAAAATGGAGAGAAGTGGCTACCATTAAAACCTGTTGGGGGACAATTTCCAATGCCAATAGAAATGAAATTCAATTTCCGGCCTATCTGCATTCCTTTTCAGCACAACCTTTTATGGAAGCAGCAGTAGGAATTGAAAATATTTTCAAATTTTTACGCGTGGATTTCGTTTGGAGAATGTCCTACCTCGATCATCCAAACATTGCGAAATACGGGATAAGGGCTAAATTTGATGTTGACTTCTAA